CGACATCGTTAACTCAACCGCCAGCACACAGGCCACCGTTCAGGATGGTCCGCCTTGTTGCTGCTTAACATCAGGAAATTGTATGAAAAATACACAAACGAATCACAAGACGTCGTCCCTTACCAGGCGGCATATCCCAAATGACGTCTGGCGTACCGACCTTGCTCATCGCTATAGCGAGCATCTGGAGCAGCTGGCGCAACACGCCCGGCAGGAACAGCTGTCCGCTCAGGAACTGGTGGCGTTGCTACAACAGGAAGCCGAAAACATTCGGCACCAGATTTGGGAGGCGCACTAATGGCAGACAGTATGGACATTTCCCAGGAGCAGCAAGCCATGCTGCTGGATGCGCAAATCGCCCATGCCCGCAAAGCCCCGGTCGCTCACACCGCCCATGTCTGCGAGGACTGTGATGCGCCGATTCCCGAAGCCCGCCGTCAGGCGATCCCCGGGGTGACGTGCTGCGTGGCGTGCCAGGAAATTCGCGAACAGAAACAACGTCACTACCGTTCACCGTCCTGAGCATGTTTTCACTGACTGACAAGCCAGGGTCGATCTGCGGCTATTCCCGCCGGTAATCCGGCAAACATTCATCGGGTAGGTAAACGCTGGCTGGTTATGACGTCTGACGAAACCGAAAAAAACGCCGACAACCGGGGCGACCGCTGGGCATACCCGTGGAATGCGCCCCGCCCCGCCATACTGCCCGAATCCAGCGCATTGTCTGCGGACACCTTGCAGCAGGGACAGGCGGTACTGTATCTGCTGGCGTTGCTGCCGCGTTTTCTGGCCGGCCATTTCCGCCGTCGCTTCGATTATCTGAAGCAGCATCAGGGGCTGGCCGCCGCGTTCAGCTACCTGTTATCGGTGGTTCAGCGGCGGCTCTGGCCCCGAATCGACGCCGTCAACGCCCGCTACCGGATGAACACGGCCTTATCTTCACGCTTCATCAGCGAAGCGGAGCAGTATCACCAGTTGCCGGATATGCCGGACAAGGTGCTGCGCGCGTTCGCCGGCCGCATCGCCGCCCACATGAACGATGCCTACCATGCCCACTGCGAACGCTACCTGCAGGAATGTCCCGGCGATGCTCAGGCGACGTTATTCAACGATGAAACACAAGCGCGCATCTATGGTCGGTTAGCGACACTGGCGCAAGCCCTGAACGTGACGCCCGCCCACTGGCATCGCCATCAGAACGGAACGCTCACGCTGGAACAGGCGTGCGCCGGCATTATGCGGCTGGTCAACCCCCGCTGGTGGGAACGCCAGTTGAAGATTCAGCGAGCCCGCTGGCGCGAGGCATTGTGGATTGCCGGCGGCGAGGTGAGCCGGGCCGCGTCTCCCTTTCTCAGCCGCCAGGCATTGCAGGATATCCGCTACCGCCGTCTGGCGACGCTGGATTTTCTGAAAAGTCGCGAGCTGGAGAATACCCGCAACGGCGAGCGGGTCGATTTGATCGATAAAGTCATGGGCAGTATCGCCAACCCGGAAATTCGCCGAATGGAACTGATGACCATGCTGGCGGGTATTGAGCGTTACGCGACCGCACACCACCACATCGGTATGCTGGTGACATTCACCGCTCCCGGCCACTACCATCCCACCCGTACTCGCGGTCACGAGCGAGTATTGGTCAACACCGGATGGATGCCGGACTGCCCTTCGCCCAAAATGACCCAGCATTATCTGGTCAAGCTATGGGGAAAAATCCGTACCGCGCTCAAAGACCGTAAACTGCACATCTACGGATTACGGGTCGTGGAACCCCATCACGACGGCACGCCGCACTGGCACATAATGCTGTATTGCGAACGCGCACAGCG
The DNA window shown above is from Dickeya dadantii NCPPB 898 and carries:
- a CDS encoding TraR/DksA family transcriptional regulator; this translates as MADSMDISQEQQAMLLDAQIAHARKAPVAHTAHVCEDCDAPIPEARRQAIPGVTCCVACQEIREQKQRHYRSPS
- a CDS encoding DUF2732 family protein, which produces MKNTQTNHKTSSLTRRHIPNDVWRTDLAHRYSEHLEQLAQHARQEQLSAQELVALLQQEAENIRHQIWEAH
- a CDS encoding replication endonuclease, whose product is MTSDETEKNADNRGDRWAYPWNAPRPAILPESSALSADTLQQGQAVLYLLALLPRFLAGHFRRRFDYLKQHQGLAAAFSYLLSVVQRRLWPRIDAVNARYRMNTALSSRFISEAEQYHQLPDMPDKVLRAFAGRIAAHMNDAYHAHCERYLQECPGDAQATLFNDETQARIYGRLATLAQALNVTPAHWHRHQNGTLTLEQACAGIMRLVNPRWWERQLKIQRARWREALWIAGGEVSRAASPFLSRQALQDIRYRRLATLDFLKSRELENTRNGERVDLIDKVMGSIANPEIRRMELMTMLAGIERYATAHHHIGMLVTFTAPGHYHPTRTRGHERVLVNTGWMPDCPSPKMTQHYLVKLWGKIRTALKDRKLHIYGLRVVEPHHDGTPHWHIMLYCERAQRQAIVEILRRYAQPGESERTVAHNRRFDCKHINKGGAAAYVAKYIAKNIDGYALDGEADHETGKPLKEMAAAASAWASLWRIPQFHFIGLPTIGAYRECRRIRSRSLQDELGEQAEVVRFAADRGDFAAYIEAQGGANVARQRQSVRVARAASERLNAYDETIVRTIGIFSAQRGRERVFTTRLDEWQIVAKHHAGGDVANGRRPALPWSSVNNCGGAFSSDALPYPFRDIPRVPSARLTYFQRDRLASLRPRLSQQGIDISRWEREALVRGASVKIDGQLIDEFRNKAISAVDEKRIMGKQVLHL